TGGGCTTTTGGTACTTTGGTACTCAAATAAAGGACATGGGGAGACTTGTTGGAGAAGTTTGCGAACATACTTGTTTCTGCTCCGCAGGGGAGTAATAAAAGTGAGTACCCAACTAGGTGCACCCATGTGCTTTAATTACGTACTCAGTACCACTGAGTAACATCGAGGCATTTTAATCGGTAAATCAACACTTTGTTAGGACCCAATCTTAAATATAATGCTGCAACTGCTTTACCTGCAATATAGAAatagatgtatttatttagtatttgGATAGGACATCGAGAAAGTTGCATTTAAACTTACTcgccaaaatgaaaaacattacTTCTTGCTTGTCATTTTGTACCTAAGACTTAGCTGTTTATATTAGACTTAATTGCCGCTTTCctatcatatacatatacattacaAAATCCTGGCTAGCATTTGAAAGATAATTCACTTCAGGTATTGTGATACCTGCGGACTTTGATCCGGGTTATAGCACTGGCAGCAGGCTTTCCTATCTCAACTTCGCCAGGAGGCCCCTATGCCAACCCCCGTGGCATTCATCCCATCCATATATTCTGCCCTCTACTTACTTATTCTGAGGTTGTTTTtccttgctgctgcaacagctgccgcattttgtatcttttcttttgctgctgttgacgtttatgcaaattgtgttgttattttttgtgtgtcaCCCAAAAAACAGgagcaaaaaaacagaaatctGGGAAAGCCTCTGCTCGGACCTGCCGACTCGTCCAATcgataaatgcaaatttgcgCAAACGAAACCAGGAACACTTCCCTTGTTATCCTTTGCCGAGGATTTCAGCTGAGGATTTCCctcacatttaatttaatttgtgaaTTATGAATCTTAAATTGAAGACTGCAGCGGTCGACATCGAGGACAACTAAATCATTCGGCCACTGCTCCATTTACATCCCGGCCATCTTTGTCCTGTCCTCGTTGCGTAACTCCAAAACTCcaaagtaattaaattgaaacagAGTGCAAAATGCACACAAAAGCCGGAAACTCCATGTGCGGGGCAATGGGGAGCATGGCACATGTCCGTGCTGAAGCCGCACTGTAATATACTTCATGAGCTATTCAAGTCAAAAATGattctataaataaataaatgaaatatggCATAAGTAAATGGAATATGCTCTATGCACCTTTTCAACTAATtataaataactataatatatCTAATTATCAACAATATAATACTAGCTATATGAAGCTCAGAAGAAAAAAGTCACTTCGAAGTAAATTTGATCCTCAGCAATCTAAGTACTCATTCGTAAAAAGCATGTTGAATTCAGAGAGACTCGTTTATTATCTAAAATTCCTCATGAAACTAGTTTTTTTCCGTGTGCATTGCGTGGGATTTGCCGTGGCAAGAGTCAAGTGTGTTCCCAACAAAAGTGTTGAAAATAGcaagggaggggaggggagggaaaTGAAGCGAGCAAGGCAACTGGCAGCATGTTGACAGCACATATGCTCCCCTCACCCTTGGCCAGCCCCCTACCCCATTCCTTTGGTTCTGTACGAAGTTATAGTTATGATGATTGTTGATTTAGAGTTcttagtttttagtttgccAGATGGGCCGAGGAGGGATTTGTGTAGcatgcaattaattttgcaGCCCCACTTCAAAGGAGCTGAAAGGAGCCGCCCGTGGACAGATGATGACAACAACTCGGCAGCTCCGTCAATGGGGCCTTTGATGCCGTGCCTCCCCATCGCATCCCGattccgatcccgatcccaatcccaatcctcATGGGACCCTGACAGCAGTGCTAATGGGAGACTGAGATGTGCGCAGGGGAAGCCCCAGTGGCGGCCAAAACCAATTCGAACTCTTTCTGTTCCCATGGCCGGAATGTCAAATTCTTGCGGTGCGCTGAAAGAAACCTATTCTAAATTCAttcgaaaccaaaaaaatggccgaatactaaataattttgaagagaaataataaatatccaaGAGTAcggaaaatgttaaaacaaaAGACGTACTGGAATGTTTTCatcataaatacaaattgaatatatatacattaaaatatttaattttttataacgccttttaaaaaattaataatagatttttgtttttgatattgATTTAATAATGTTCCTTTAAACTGATAGATGCTGATCATGAAATCTACAAGTATTAAGTcctgtataaaatatttatctttcCTCTTTTGGCATTCAGCTGATTCTAAAAGAAGCTGGTTTTAAATCTATCTATCTTAAAAAACTAGAGAGAACCCTGTAGTAGATTTTCTCGACTTTAAGGAGAATGTGATGTATTTAGTGGAAAACCTAACTCTAGCCAAAGGTTACCATATTTTTTGACGGTGTACAACCCCATTCTCATGTGTTCATGCTGCGGCCGACTGCACTGGCCGCCTGTCAATGCGAGAAGTCTTCACTTGACTCTGCCGCTCTTCTTGCGGTTGACATTCGCGACTGGCGGTCGAGCCCATGGCCTCCACTCCAGTTGGTCCCCATCCCACCATCTTTCCCAGTCTTGTGCCCCTGTGACAAGTGTGGCTGTGATGGAACACCAAATAGGACTGTCGGGATATAAAGCTGACAGCGAAATAGAGTAGAAGTGGACCGCCATTAATGGGGCTTGAACTTGGAATCCGATGAGCGCCTGTGAGGGGTTCAAATATGACTTCGTGCCTTTAAATGTTGAAGAGCTGAAGCTTGATAACATATTAAAcgtgaaaaatgttaaaaaattaaaaatgcggAATATATTGGATATGGCTAGGAATTCTCCTCTCCTTTAGAGCAAGTCTATGAAGATGGAGCTCCAGAATTAATCTCGATTTTTTGCAGTAAAGAGCCATGTCATGTGAATACCATCATGTCACTTGTGGTTTACATATCAAATTTCCAATGTCTAACCAAAAATATGTGCATAAAGAGAGCAAATCAGACCGCGTGTGCATTTTCCTCCCAGGGTTCTTCAGTAGCTTACCCACGACATGTGTGCAAAAATACAGTTTTATTAACAGGCAGCCGGAGGAGGAAAGCAAGTGAAAATGCGCCACCCACAGGGCACACATGCATCCCACGAATTTCCACTCGCCTGCTTTCGTTTTCCCTTTGTCTACGTGTGTGGACTGATGAAAGCAAACAGGTGACTTTGCTGCCACAACTGGCATCCTGCCATCCTTTGCGGAGCATCCGCCTCCGCagccgcatccacatccgcggCACATCCTCAGAGACACTTGAGGCGCACTCGGCTTAAATGAAGTGCACACGCCGCCATGCACATCAAAGCCTGCCGACATTAGCCCAGTGCAGTCGACTAATTAGCCACGCCCCATGCCCCGAGATGCCATATTAAACCATAATTAACGCTAACTGCTCTAGGCCAACAAAAAGAATTTGGAATTTGTGCAAGGAGAGTTCAAACAAAACGTGAAACAAATAGGAATGCGCGGAATGGTATGGGAATTTAAGTAGATATCAAATAAACGgtgatatataatttaaacaaatatgtgaatTCAATGAGTTGATGTTTAAAACCTATAATCAAATAGATTTTGCCCTGtaagatgaaaacaaattccAGATCTAGAGgctattttatattttattcaacaATTCATACATGGCTTTATAAAATATCCTTACTTTAAAGTATTCAGAACAACTAAACCGAATTGAAAACTGCAGCGAGTTTTCCCATTGTAAAATAGGGAACCgcattatacatatgtactataaaaacattaaagattTTAGTTTCAGCTCGAAAGTAAAATAGATATTACATCAATACTCAGTTGCTTTTAAGCTGAACCGTTGCAGTTTAACCGCATTTGTTTCTATCCAGCTTTGtcttttagaaaatatacGAAAGATGTCAGTctttgaattgaaatattaattgaagGGAATAGCGGTAACGGGTTTTGACATTAATATCAgaatataaaatcaatttcaagtACCCAATTTATTGTTATACTTTGTCAGTACAAATATCCTCTGTTCAAAGTTTGAACGTTCGTTCACACacaatacaaatattcaaaatatttacactctataaattttaaaacttatcGAAATACAAAACCACATGtattaacaaaaaatcacACTTAACACTAGACGATATTTTGATGTATAGGTTTATAGGTTTAGTGGATACGGATAGGTTTGTGACACGGATTATGGTATCGGAATGTACTCCGTGGGCAATCAAGGACCTAATAGTTGGAGCACGTAAGCATTGACAGTGAGCAACTTTAATGGGTCCTCATTGTAGATTGTCCAATGAATAATTTCCCATCCCAAGTCCTGCTTCCCCGTCCTCCTGTTAGGCCAGTTAACAGCGTCCTAACATGAGGACATGAAATCGAGACGAACATCCTTTCTATGTGATCCACCAACGTAAGTTCTAGTAATATGTTCCATCGGGAGATATATCGTTATGAAAACCTTCGTTCTGCTTCCTCTTGTGATGTCTTGCGATCGCTTGAGTATATCCGCTGTTGGTTCACGTACAACTGCAAGGGCGGTACCTGTCCGAGCAGCTGAATCGGAGGTGGGGGAGTTAGGTCCAGTGGCGTAGTGGACGCCGTTGATGGACTCGTCGGTGAGTTGGAGCTCATGCTCGAAGAGCTGGACCGAGGCGATAAAGATTGAGCGGATCGCGTTCTTCTGAGCGACTCTGTTCCCATGGGAGATCTACCACTTCCCTGGTCACCATAGCTATGAACTCTGCCAACCACCTTTAGGTTGGTTCTGTATGGTGGCTGATCCTGCGCGGCTTGGCTGTGGTAGGATTTTCTGAGTATAAAGCAAATGGCCAGGAAAGGAATGgttaaaattccaaaaaagCCCACTGCTATTATAAGCAGAACATCCACACCTTCAGCTCTCCAAAAGTTTAAAGTATTGGCGTGGGATTTTAGAAAGTCGGCTCCTCCAGATTCCAAAATAAGCTGTATTTTTCGCACTGCTTTCCCAACTGGCGTGGGGTCCCTGGTAATCAGTCGTTCTTTGAGTTGACCCAACTTTTCCACATAGCTGGTATTCAGGGTGAGATGTCTTATCCCGTGGAGCAGGGAATCGTAAGCTATCGAGTCGTAGCCAACGGTCACGGAGACTCCATGGCGCTGCAAGCGCTTAGCCATCACCTCCTGTTCGGCAAGAATGGGTATGGCAAGTATTGGCTTTTGTCCACTAATCGATTCCCAAACGCTCAACTGGCCGCAGCTGCTAACAAACATCTTGACCTGCGGATGGTGAAGAATTGCCTGCTGTGGCCACCAGTCAGCAATCATAACGTTTTCCGGCAGCACCTGGTCCGCCGTGAACTCCTCCTTTTCCCACTTTAGCAAGAAGTGGAACTCCTTCAGGTGGCCAAACACGTCCAGAATAATGGCCAACTTTTCCTGAGGCAGCTGAGCTGTTTCCACATCGGCGCCCAGGCTAAAATAGATAACCCCACTAGGAGCGGATTCCATGAACGACAGAAGATGCTAGAAATAATTCAAGTTAGTGGCTAGAAGCCATCAATGCATTTAACACACCTTTGGCAAATGGGAGTCATTTGAGTGGCTCAAGTGGAGGCCGCCCACCTCCACCATATTGGGCAAATATGCACGAGGATAATGTAAGCCCGGATGGGAGTTGATCAAGGCCAAGCTCAGATTCTTTGTCAGATCTCTATAAAGCGGCAGCTCCTTTACGAGCAGTTCAAAGTGATTGGTGTACACCGACTGCTGGGAGATCAGGTGGAAAAAGCtgtaaacacaaaaaaaaacgatccGGTCAAATTAAATCTAAGGGATTTATTTTACGAGGATTATTTTTCTACAAATAATATTAGTTGCTGAAGAATAATTTGACTTCCACACTTTCTCGAAATTATACACAGTTATAAAAGTTTTACCGAAGGAGGATCGTACTTGTAGGTCAGGCGCTCAAAGGTGCTCATTAGTGAGTTTAGAATCCGCTGCCTCGTGTTCATTCTCTCCGTGAAGGGTAGGAAATTGCTGGGATCCAGTGAGGATGATTGGGGATTGCCAAACATGTTATTTAGCCAGGAATTCGCGCCGGTGGGACTGACGGCAACGGTGGGTATGCCATAGTAGAAGGCCAAGCTAAAAGAAAACAGATTTCCATTTGAAGTAGATACCTAATGAACCCCGTTTTTAGACTCACCCTAGCAGAGCATCGCTTAGGAACAAGTCCACTATGAGTAAGTCGAACTTTTCGCCGCTTGTCAGGAGCTTTCGGACCTGGGGATCCGACAGCAAGATGTCCACATTGGTGGTGCCCGCGTAGATCAGCCGGGTGAACCTTTCCATCACACTTTGCGCTCGCATTTCTTCGGCCCCGAAACTCATTCCCATGTCGAGCCAGTTTTCCCGCAGCCCTTCGATGCGCAGCTCTCTGATTCTGGGTATTTCCGCATCCACGTCTTCCTGCGCGGCATGTGGACTGATCAAAGTCACGGAGTGGTTTCCCGGACTCTCCACCAATTCCTGCAGCAATCTCCGGCCAAAGAGATAGTGGGATTTCCAGACACTGGGAAAAACTGCCAATATATTGGCGCCCAGGACGATGCCGCAGAGCAGCGAGCCCAAAAACACCTGCAGGATTcgcattttgtgtttgtggataATATCCGCAGTGGCCTTTGCATCCGCTTCTAcgttcgcatccgcatccgcattcgtgtctgtgtttttgcttttccggttttttttcgcaaaaacacacacatacactggcACTCAGCCCATACACAACACACGCACGAGCACAGGGCTTCTATTATtatctgctgcttctgctcccGTTTATTCCGCTGATTTTCATCATCTTGCTGCACCGATGCGATGGCACAATATCCTAGCTGttcaaaaaacacacaaatcaCCAAATAAAATTCAGTGCAAAGGTaacgaaagtgaaaagaacggcagcaacaactgcggcTGTGTCGGCGTTTCCTGGGAATAGCATTCAGAGGTGATCCGCTGGCTGTGCAGACCGGCAAAGCTAGCTATTTTGCAGCTGAGAGTAGCATCAGCGTTGGCTCACTTACTCAAGTGTCCTAAAATCAAGCAGGGTGGAATTGTAACGAACTTACAACTTGTGCGAAGAGAAGAGCTGAATACCTGACTTTGCAACCATCTTTAATAAAAATCACTGCATAATCCAGTATTACGGAAGTTGTGTCAAATTGATTTTCGAATTAAGTAGTGTTTGTtacttgtattttatatatgctCAGTTTTGAACTGCATATTGTAGCGCGGACGTCAACCTTTAGCTATGTTATTGAACTGCTTGCTTGCAGCCAATGCAAGCAGTGGACATGATTGTCTCTGGTATTTCCCACCTGAACCACGAACGGTCTCCCTAGTGTGCAAAGCCACCCCCACCCGCCactctgcttcttcttccacGCCTTCGCAgtaaacaatttgaattttgcatTTATACGCTACTCAGTTGCCAATCATTCGGCAAATTGCTCGACAAAAGAAGTGTTAAATTGAGTAGTTGCGGCGTGCACAAGAAGTACAATCGGATGCACAAACGCAGAGGAAAAAACAAGCAGAgagcggcaaacaaaacaaattttttggcaaattggaAGAGTGCCAAAAAACGGCGAGCGACATAAAAAGTGAACATTTGAACCGCATTACGAAGCAGAAAGTGAAACGAACAGCTGGCGGATCAGGTGCATGGTTTACACGAATCATTTGCTGTTAAATCGGCCCTAAGCAAACACCTAAGGTGAAAATCTGGCCAAAAgcacaaacagcagcaacaacaacaacaagaacagcaacGAGCCGCAATAAACCGGCAACAGCTGAAAGCTACTGCTTACGTAAGCCGCTCGCAATTACAAGCAGTTAGGCCAGTGGATCTGCAGCCAAAATGTCGCAGGTATCAAGTAAGAATCAAATTGACCCAACTTTGTATGGGCTCCCACGAAAATCGAATCAATTGAGCCCAGAAGTgaatacacacacagaggAGTCAAGGGAAATATGTTTGAGCCGTGTTAAATGAGTCTTTGCTTGTGTGTCTGTTGCGAaaataaaccacaaaaaaagCATATCACTTGATTCCGCTGATAGCCTCCTCATTATCCAATCAGCTTAGTCGTGTTTTTTGTCAAAAGCTCTTCGAAAACATAAGACAGTTTATGACAGCAGGAAACACTTATTTGCTTTTCAATATCTTAAAATGCTTACTCATGTGTTTTGACAAAACAGTTTTCAGTATTAAATCcttgtatatttattaatagattttttcatttgtcaataaatatgtaaaaatcTAGAACAATTACCTATGCTGAATACATAAAATTGTTGTAACTTGTTCTGTTATTTCTACGTTACCTAGATTTGTTGAGCTATTTAGCTAGCTAGCTTATAATATTTGAGTTAATATAGTTTGAATATATCTTTCTTTAAAACAATCCAACCTTTAAAAATTACCAGCATCTAAAACATCGTACGTAATAAACCTGAAAAGTGTTTGATTTTTGTGAGAGCCCAAAGATACAAACAGTCTTTGGCCACTGACCCAACCAATCCTTAACCCTAGCCCTTATCGATGTGGACAAGCCGCTCTTCGATCTCAGCACCTTCGCGGGGCGCTTCCAGTACTTCGCCTGGATGACGGATCCCCGGACCGTAGTCTCCTCCAGCGATCGCCTGTTGGAAGCCAAAACTATGGTGGAACGCTACCGGAAAGGAGAGCAGTCGCCGCAGTTGAAGCCGGAGGAGGTGCACTACAACATGAAGCTATACAACTCGGCCTTTCATCCGGATACTGGCGAGCTGCAGAACTTTTGTGGTCGCATGAGTTTTCAGGCAAGTCTCGAGATGGGTTTGGCACGTGGGTGCTGAAAATAGAATCGTCTGGCGTGAACGGTTGTGAATGGTTTGCCAAAAACACAGGGGAGGCACGATATCAGGACCAATTGCACAAAAGGCCAAAATCTTAAAGACAAATGCTTACTTTCACACtttcattatttataaactgtCATGTAAAATGTTCTTTAAGTGTCATAAATCATCTTTAAATATGGTTGTTTTTTGCATGAAGGATACATTTCTCTAAAGagcttttttaaattgattttataaagaCTTCATCTGTTGACCGTTCTCACTAATTGCTGTGTGCTTTTGGTCTATCTTCAGGTACCCGGTGGCATGCTGATCACCGGTGGCATGTTGGCCTTCTATCGCACCGTGCCCGCCGTGGTGCTCTGGCAGTTCATCAACCAGTCCTTCAACGCGGTTGTCAACTACACGAATCGCAATGCCAATTCGCCCACCAGCGTTACGCAGCTGGGCGTGGCTTATGTATCCGCCACGACTTCGGCTCTAGTAGCTGCTATTGGATGCAAGAACTATTGGTCGAAGAAAGCGACTCCGCTGTTCCAAAGATTTGTGCCCTTCGCGGCTGTGGCGGCGGCCAATTTCGTCAACATTCCTCTGATGCGACAAAATGAGATAATCAATGGCATTGAGGTGAAAAACGGCGAGGGTGAGGTCGTGGGCCAGAGCAGAGTGGCAGCCATCAAGGGAATAGGTGAGGTGGTTGTGTCCAGGATTGCGATGGCGGCGCCCGGAATGCTGGTGCTGCCATTGATAATGGAGAGGCTGGAGAAAATGCCTGCCTACAGGCGCATCAAGTGGATTAATGCTCCATTCCAGACCCTATTGGTTGGGTGCTTGTAAGTAAATTTACCCTCGACCACTAGTTCTTTCAGCCAATCTATCTTTTCTTTGATGTTCAGCCTTTGCTTCATGGTGCCCACTGCCTGCGCACTGTTTCCCCAGCAGTGTTCCTTGGACACTTCGATTATGCGCACCTTCGAGCCCGAACTCTACGAGGACCTCGAGAAGAAAACCCAGGGCAATGTGCCCAAGCGAGTCTACTTCAACAAGGGTCTGTAAGATCGGCTCGATAATAATCCTGGAATTGATGGAAAACTATTGTGTGTTGGTGGTATCCGTTCTCGTCATGTTCTATGTAGCATTTACTGTTGTAGATCGCGCaattttgcagttgcagttgttcCTTGTCATATGTCAATTGTCGTAGTTGCTAAGCTAAAATGAATCTCAGCtctatttaaatgttttatttaaaccTGCTACGCTTATTaggtttttaaattgtatgGTCTGATATAATGCTACAGTGTAGCAGGGAAAACATTATTATAGTTTATCTAGTGACTTCAATGCCcaacaaattgtatttgctCATGAAAACCGTAGCATGGCTAGCACTTAATGGGTATTAAtgttcatatatgtatgtcctAAACAGTGTTCACGttatttattactttaaaataTGATCGTTAAGGTAGCGAAAACTGCGATAATTGATAATTTATATCCATTGAGAAGCTAACTAAACTGAGATGCTTGCCCAAAAATATAGAAACACCAACAATACCACCCGGAAGAAAGCTTTTAAAAGCCACTAATaactaacaaacaaaagtcGTTGTGTTTCATTTAGAGACTAATTTACTCATTGTttgaaataaaagtaaataaaaatactaaaGTTTCACGGGTTTTAAAAACGGTTTTATTAGTTATGTTCTTGTATCctgtataagtatatatatcaTTATATATAACGCTGCGGGGCTGTCGTTTATTTAGATATTCGGTTTCCTTCATCGTGTTGTAAAGTTTACAAAATGTGCAAAACACAACTAGGTAGCTATAGAATATTCGTCCTTAAACGTTGACAGAGGGGTACTCTTTATCATTTTTCGACTTTTTATAGATCGGTTTGTTCGCATTCAGTGCAACCACCGTAAGTAGTTTTTCTTAGACTTTCTCAAGGTACAATTTcgtttcattcaattttatatatagttttaggtgttttttttgttggcactGTTGCTTGAATATCTCTTTATCTCGGTGCTAAATATTGATGGAAAAATTCAACACTCAGATGTACAATATGTAAAATTGTTTATCTTATGctaacaaaaaccaaaaaggaaaaaatctCAGCAGATATgcccttgccacgcccattttgGGGGCAATGGGCGCCACACATGCGCTGCCTGGCAGCAAAATTTCGATTCCATTTCGCATTAGCTTGTAAAAAGTGGATCGACTTGTGCCTTAAAAATGGAATTTGTCGTATGGATCAGCAAACACtgtttaatacatttttgttatctTAATTATTAAGTGGCAAAACGTTCGACACACAATTATTTACGGGGTTCTGGGACCGTTTTAGCTTcgatttcaatatttattaattgcatTCTTAGTTATTTATACTGACTGAGGCTTTCAACAATAAATTGGCATTTCAAACTTGATTAATGCTTAAGTAAGTTTTCCTAGATGTTTGGCTCTTAGCTGGGAAAGCTCGTTCAAAATCGTAGGGGTTTTCTTTGCAAAAATCTTAGGGGCTAGAGCAACTAGCTTAGCAAGCTTCCTTTTGACCAGGAACTTCTTATCCGTATTTAGCTGCCTAATCAAAACTCATTCGTTGCTTTAATAAAGCCGTTTTTTCTAATCAAAACTTGTCTCGCTTCGAAACTTAAGGTTGCTCTACaataaaaactctttaaagTGGACATGATTTCTATGGATTTCTATGGTTGTGCGACTTAGCACTCGCATATTGTGTGGGACCAGCCTAACTTGGGTTCTATACTTCCCAAGCATCTAATATCGCACTCTTGCAACCCTCGACGGGCTGCCCTTCGTTCCTGAGCTTTAAAATTTAGAATATTCTGACTTTCACTTACCACATCAGCACACATCTCTCCCATCCTTATCAAATCGAATCAGTCGAGCTTCGGCTGGAAACAAATCCTAGCCTTGGGCCAAGGAGAGTTGTTCGCGATCTTATAAATCCAAGTAACCTATCAATTCTGGCATATCAACCTTTCTTCTTCGAACTCTCAACACAcgttaatatatatattgtttttatatcGCGCACAGCCTTATTTTTCCAAAAAAGTTTCTGGgaattttgtagtttttctttttgtttctttgttttttttttacatataaacCATTATTCAGATGCAGTTTGGTTCGTAATTTGTTTCTTGAAACGACACCTGATAAAATTTTGTACCAACTTTGCCTGACTGGAAATCAGCTGACATACATAACCTTTATTTTTATCCATTACATAACAAATAAATCgcttaatttatttccatCTTGCTGTTCTAAAACGTTATCATACGTTTGTAGAAAATAACTTTATGCGACCGTTCGGCTTTTCCTAAAATCTAGACAAATTCTCGtagaattttctgtttttttttatggtcTATGCCGATATTTTTCAGATCACCccttaaaaacaataaaaaatgttttgctcttgggaaatgttttttttttttgtggttatTTGTGTTGTGCAAATagttgtattttattttctttgttttagtgttttttctgttgttttcaatttaaaaattcttcGATATTCGGGATTTTAGTTTACTTTACACTTATATGACTTGGCATTCGGTAATTAAGTGgtagtatatttatattaggGGCCGTCTTTCACGGCCAATCGCTCCGAATATAACAAACTTTACATTTATAAACGATTTCGAGTTtagtaaaatttaaaactaaaagtaaAACTATATGCCTAGAAGAACTGTTTTCAgcttaattgtttattttcgcttCGGcttcaatatatttattctctTGACTTGGCTTAGAAGTTAGATACAAACATGTACACTgcgtatatataaatatattttatatattttagttttcattcTTT
This genomic interval from Drosophila teissieri strain GT53w chromosome 3L, Prin_Dtei_1.1, whole genome shotgun sequence contains the following:
- the LOC122617009 gene encoding sideroflexin-2 isoform X1, producing the protein MSQVSTLIDVDKPLFDLSTFAGRFQYFAWMTDPRTVVSSSDRLLEAKTMVERYRKGEQSPQLKPEEVHYNMKLYNSAFHPDTGELQNFCGRMSFQVPGGMLITGGMLAFYRTVPAVVLWQFINQSFNAVVNYTNRNANSPTSVTQLGVAYVSATTSALVAAIGCKNYWSKKATPLFQRFVPFAAVAAANFVNIPLMRQNEIINGIEVKNGEGEVVGQSRVAAIKGIGEVVVSRIAMAAPGMLVLPLIMERLEKMPAYRRIKWINAPFQTLLVGCFLCFMVPTACALFPQQCSLDTSIMRTFEPELYEDLEKKTQGNVPKRVYFNKGL
- the LOC122616172 gene encoding UDP-glucosyltransferase 2, which codes for MRILQVFLGSLLCGIVLGANILAVFPSVWKSHYLFGRRLLQELVESPGNHSVTLISPHAAQEDVDAEIPRIRELRIEGLRENWLDMGMSFGAEEMRAQSVMERFTRLIYAGTTNVDILLSDPQVRKLLTSGEKFDLLIVDLFLSDALLGLAFYYGIPTVAVSPTGANSWLNNMFGNPQSSSLDPSNFLPFTERMNTRQRILNSLMSTFERLTYNFFHLISQQSVYTNHFELLVKELPLYRDLTKNLSLALINSHPGLHYPRAYLPNMVEVGGLHLSHSNDSHLPKHLLSFMESAPSGVIYFSLGADVETAQLPQEKLAIILDVFGHLKEFHFLLKWEKEEFTADQVLPENVMIADWWPQQAILHHPQVKMFVSSCGQLSVWESISGQKPILAIPILAEQEVMAKRLQRHGVSVTVGYDSIAYDSLLHGIRHLTLNTSYVEKLGQLKERLITRDPTPVGKAVRKIQLILESGGADFLKSHANTLNFWRAEGVDVLLIIAVGFFGILTIPFLAICFILRKSYHSQAAQDQPPYRTNLKVVGRVHSYGDQGSGRSPMGTESLRRTRSAQSLSPRSSSSSMSSNSPTSPSTASTTPLDLTPPPPIQLLGQVPPLQLYVNQQRIYSSDRKTSQEEAERRFS
- the LOC122617009 gene encoding sideroflexin-2 isoform X2, producing MTDPRTVVSSSDRLLEAKTMVERYRKGEQSPQLKPEEVHYNMKLYNSAFHPDTGELQNFCGRMSFQVPGGMLITGGMLAFYRTVPAVVLWQFINQSFNAVVNYTNRNANSPTSVTQLGVAYVSATTSALVAAIGCKNYWSKKATPLFQRFVPFAAVAAANFVNIPLMRQNEIINGIEVKNGEGEVVGQSRVAAIKGIGEVVVSRIAMAAPGMLVLPLIMERLEKMPAYRRIKWINAPFQTLLVGCFLCFMVPTACALFPQQCSLDTSIMRTFEPELYEDLEKKTQGNVPKRVYFNKGL